A genomic region of Catalinimonas niigatensis contains the following coding sequences:
- a CDS encoding TRAP transporter small permease: MSVRNRIDQSVRWLLIIIMSLIVIDVSLQVISRYLFQSPFAFTDELAGYLLIWLGLLGSAYATGEKQHLAIDLISGSLSAERKRYLDILINILVISFALSVLVVGGIWLVYTSFIFGQISASLQLSLGYVYMVVPLSGLLIIYYSIDNTRNVLHPTTE, from the coding sequence ATGAGTGTCAGAAACAGGATAGACCAGAGTGTAAGATGGCTATTGATCATCATCATGAGTTTGATCGTCATAGATGTGAGTTTGCAGGTAATCAGCCGCTATCTTTTCCAGTCTCCTTTTGCCTTTACCGACGAACTGGCGGGTTATCTGCTGATCTGGCTGGGACTGTTAGGTTCGGCCTATGCTACCGGAGAAAAACAGCATCTGGCGATAGACCTCATTTCAGGAAGCCTGTCGGCTGAGCGTAAACGTTATCTGGATATACTCATCAACATTTTGGTGATCAGCTTTGCTTTAAGCGTGTTGGTGGTGGGAGGCATATGGCTGGTGTACACCAGTTTCATCTTCGGACAGATTTCGGCTTCCTTACAGCTTTCTTTAGGCTATGTCTACATGGTCGTGCCACTTTCAGGTCTGCTGATCATTTACTATTCCATAGATAATACCCGCAACGTTTTACACCCAACCACCGAATAA
- a CDS encoding TRAP transporter large permease: MEIFEVIVLVVSFVIFIALGVPVAYCIGLAGIITMLLSIDYLPAATTFAQRMATGLDSFTLLAIPLFILAGQLMNTGGIAKRLIEFAKVLVGRLPGGLAVVNILANMLFGAISGSAGAAASAIGTIMHPRMKKEGYDENFSAAVNISSATTGLVIPPSNILIIYSLASGGVSIAALFLAGYLPGILTGFALIVFAAAYAYRHNFPVGETVPLKEGVYKLLAALPSLLLLVIILGGIVAGVFTATEASGVAVLYCLALAFIYREISWSDLPEILIKTTLTTCIVLLMVATSIGLSWVMAFEEIPQNVSSALLGFSDNPFVILLIINLILLFVGIFMDMTPAVLIFTPIFLPVVTQQLGIDPVHFGIILIMNLCVGLCTPPVGTVLFIGCSVANIKIQSVIRPLLPFFVAMIIVLILVTYIPAISLWLPEQFGF; encoded by the coding sequence ATGGAGATTTTTGAAGTCATTGTACTGGTCGTTAGTTTTGTCATTTTCATTGCCCTGGGTGTGCCTGTTGCCTACTGTATCGGTCTGGCCGGCATCATTACAATGCTGTTGTCTATAGATTATCTGCCGGCGGCTACCACTTTTGCCCAGCGCATGGCTACCGGCCTGGATAGTTTTACCCTGCTGGCCATCCCGCTGTTTATTCTGGCGGGGCAACTGATGAATACCGGAGGCATTGCCAAACGGCTGATTGAATTCGCCAAAGTATTGGTAGGCAGGTTGCCGGGTGGTTTGGCGGTAGTCAATATTCTGGCCAATATGTTGTTTGGAGCCATCTCCGGTTCTGCCGGGGCAGCCGCTTCTGCCATTGGTACCATCATGCACCCCCGTATGAAAAAGGAAGGCTATGACGAAAACTTCAGCGCGGCAGTCAATATTTCTTCGGCTACCACGGGGCTGGTCATTCCTCCCAGCAACATTCTGATCATCTATTCGCTGGCCAGTGGTGGAGTGTCCATCGCTGCGCTCTTTCTGGCGGGTTACCTGCCCGGCATCCTTACAGGCTTTGCCCTGATCGTTTTTGCTGCTGCCTATGCTTATCGGCACAACTTTCCTGTGGGCGAAACTGTACCGTTAAAAGAAGGAGTGTACAAATTGCTGGCAGCACTGCCGAGCCTTTTGTTGCTGGTGATCATTCTGGGCGGTATTGTAGCCGGTGTGTTTACCGCTACCGAAGCCTCTGGCGTAGCGGTATTGTACTGTCTGGCCCTGGCTTTTATTTACCGGGAAATCAGCTGGAGCGATCTTCCTGAGATCCTGATCAAAACGACCCTGACCACCTGTATTGTACTGTTGATGGTAGCCACTTCTATAGGACTATCCTGGGTCATGGCTTTTGAAGAAATTCCTCAGAATGTGAGTTCAGCGCTCCTGGGGTTCAGCGACAATCCCTTCGTCATCCTGCTGATCATCAACCTGATTCTGCTTTTTGTAGGAATATTCATGGACATGACTCCGGCAGTACTGATCTTCACCCCTATCTTTTTGCCGGTAGTGACGCAGCAACTGGGGATTGATCCTGTACATTTTGGCATCATCCTGATCATGAACCTCTGCGTAGGTTTATGTACGCCTCCGGTGGGTACCGTGCTCTTTATCGGTTGCAGCGTTGCCAATATCAAAATACAGTCGGTGATCCGGCCCCTATTGCCTTTTTTCGTTGCCATGATCATCGTGTTGATACTGGTCACCTACATACCAGCCATTAGCCTGTGGCTGCCAGAGCAGTTTGGGTTTTAG
- a CDS encoding IS3 family transposase yields MNMLYQVIGISKQAVHQYDKRQAIFDEQVRQLILEADELRAEHPGCGVEKMHYTLAPDFIGRDRFVALMMQLGYRLKRKKNYKRTTITSKVYYPNLIKGMPVVAPSIVWQSDITYILIGELYYYAVFIIDVYTKKVVGYQVSEHMRATANLAALKMALKDHKAPKFHHSDRGSQYTYNEYVDTLKALGCKLSMCVSAQDNAYAERINRTIKEEYLDHWKPISFQQLKRCTKKAVNHYNKDRPHDNIYRMSPLTFENYWERLTPEQRPITTIFNNEINV; encoded by the coding sequence ATGAATATGTTGTATCAAGTAATAGGCATCAGTAAGCAAGCTGTTCACCAATATGATAAACGGCAAGCTATCTTTGATGAACAAGTAAGACAGCTAATTTTAGAAGCGGACGAGTTGCGAGCAGAGCACCCAGGCTGCGGGGTAGAAAAGATGCACTATACGTTAGCACCGGACTTTATAGGCCGAGACCGTTTTGTAGCCCTGATGATGCAATTAGGATATCGTCTCAAAAGAAAGAAAAACTACAAGCGTACTACGATAACCTCTAAGGTTTACTACCCCAACCTGATCAAAGGCATGCCGGTGGTTGCCCCGTCAATTGTCTGGCAGTCTGACATCACATATATTCTGATAGGGGAATTATATTACTACGCTGTTTTCATTATTGATGTGTATACCAAAAAGGTAGTAGGTTATCAAGTCTCTGAGCATATGCGTGCAACAGCTAACTTGGCTGCACTCAAGATGGCCTTAAAAGATCACAAAGCTCCTAAATTCCATCACTCGGACCGAGGCAGTCAATATACCTACAACGAGTATGTGGATACCTTAAAAGCCCTTGGATGTAAATTGAGCATGTGTGTATCCGCTCAGGATAATGCCTATGCAGAGCGTATAAATCGGACTATTAAAGAAGAGTACCTGGATCACTGGAAGCCAATAAGTTTTCAGCAATTGAAACGTTGCACAAAAAAAGCGGTAAACCATTATAATAAAGACAGGCCACATGACAACATCTATAGAATGAGTCCGCTAACATTTGAAAACTATTGGGAGAGGTTAACACCTGAGCAAAGACCAATTACTACTATATTTAACAATGAAATTAATGTCTAA
- a CDS encoding transposase produces the protein MKSNLRSIRKHRCYSQEFKRQIVKEFESGKYSVVQLERLYGIHNQSIYDWIYKYSNFNEKGYRIVEKKASSTLKVKALEARIKELEGIVGRKQISIEYLEKMIDLAKDELGIDIKKNYNTQPSTGSGNSKKGGSA, from the coding sequence ATGAAATCAAACTTAAGAAGTATTCGTAAGCACCGATGTTATTCGCAAGAATTTAAACGGCAAATTGTTAAAGAATTTGAGAGTGGTAAATACAGTGTGGTACAATTGGAAAGGCTGTATGGCATTCACAATCAGAGTATCTATGATTGGATCTACAAATATTCTAACTTTAATGAAAAAGGATACAGAATAGTGGAAAAGAAAGCAAGTAGTACTCTGAAGGTCAAAGCCCTTGAAGCCCGTATTAAGGAGCTAGAAGGCATAGTTGGCCGTAAACAAATCAGTATAGAATACTTGGAAAAGATGATTGATCTGGCCAAGGATGAATTGGGTATAGACATTAAAAAAAACTACAATACTCAACCATCCACTGGTTCAGGCAACAGCAAGAAAGGGGGTTCAGCATGA